A part of Streptomyces sp. NBC_01497 genomic DNA contains:
- a CDS encoding HAD family hydrolase, whose product MRYDLIIFDNDGVLVDSEPISNTILAAYLTELGHPTTYEESVRDFMGAALHRVHDLVGERTGQALPDDFDDTLHARVFAAFERELEPVAGVSEVLKGLRADGVAYCVASSGSHERIRVGHRRTGLDRWFREDTVFSAEDVGRGKPAPDLFLHAARRMGVAPERCAVVEDSPLGLAAGRAAGMDVYAFTAMTPVAELAGAGGYFSVMEELPALLA is encoded by the coding sequence ATGCGCTATGACCTGATCATCTTCGACAACGACGGGGTCCTCGTCGACAGCGAGCCGATCTCCAACACGATCCTGGCCGCGTACCTCACCGAGCTGGGCCATCCCACCACCTACGAGGAGTCGGTCCGGGACTTCATGGGGGCTGCCCTGCACCGCGTGCACGATCTGGTCGGGGAGCGCACCGGGCAGGCGCTGCCGGACGATTTCGACGACACCCTGCACGCGCGGGTGTTCGCGGCGTTCGAGCGTGAACTCGAACCGGTGGCGGGGGTGTCGGAGGTCCTGAAGGGGCTGCGTGCGGACGGTGTCGCCTACTGTGTGGCGTCCTCGGGCAGCCACGAGCGGATCCGGGTCGGGCACCGCAGGACGGGGCTCGACCGGTGGTTTCGTGAGGACACCGTCTTCAGCGCGGAGGATGTCGGGCGCGGCAAGCCGGCGCCCGACCTCTTCCTGCACGCGGCCCGCCGCATGGGCGTCGCCCCCGAGCGGTGTGCCGTGGTCGAGGACAGCCCGCTGGGGCTCGCCGCGGGGCGGGCCGCCGGGATGGACGTGTACGCCTTCACCGCGATGACACCGGTCGCCGAACTTGCGGGTGCCGGTGGGTACTTCTCCGTGATGGAGGAGCTCCCGGCGCTGCTCGCGTAG
- the trpS gene encoding tryptophan--tRNA ligase, with product MTTIFSGIKPTGHLTLGNYLGAVSRWVGIDQHRADALFSVVDLHALTVEHDPARVRRLSRQTATLLLAAGLDPDVCTLFVQSHVDEHARLSFLMECVATDGELRRMIQYREKSARAAKSGESVRFSLLSYPALMAADILAYRTDEVPVGEDQRQHVELARDLAVRFNHRYGQTFTVPRAVAPQVGARVMDLQDPTGKMGKSHADGSGVIYLLDDLAAVRKKIMRAVTDSGRDVVYDRAERPGVANLLDILAACGGGGDPAALAASYDSYGALKRDTAEAVIEVLRPLQERHAKLAADPGEVEGVLRAGAGRARSVARPVVDAAYAAIGLLPAV from the coding sequence ATGACCACGATCTTCAGTGGGATCAAGCCGACCGGGCATCTGACGCTCGGCAACTATCTAGGGGCCGTCTCCCGGTGGGTCGGGATCGACCAGCACCGGGCGGACGCCCTCTTCTCCGTCGTCGACCTGCACGCCCTCACCGTGGAGCACGACCCGGCGCGGGTGCGCAGACTCAGCAGGCAGACGGCGACACTGCTGCTGGCGGCCGGACTGGACCCCGATGTCTGCACACTGTTCGTGCAGAGCCACGTGGACGAGCACGCGCGGCTGTCCTTCCTGATGGAGTGCGTCGCCACGGACGGCGAGCTGCGGCGCATGATCCAGTACAGGGAGAAGAGCGCACGGGCCGCGAAGTCCGGGGAGAGCGTGCGGTTCTCGCTGCTGTCGTACCCGGCCCTGATGGCGGCGGACATCCTCGCGTACCGGACGGACGAGGTCCCGGTGGGTGAGGACCAGAGGCAGCACGTGGAGCTCGCGCGCGATCTGGCGGTGCGGTTCAACCACCGCTACGGGCAGACGTTCACGGTGCCCCGTGCCGTCGCGCCCCAGGTGGGCGCGCGCGTCATGGATCTCCAGGACCCCACGGGCAAGATGGGCAAGTCGCACGCCGACGGCTCGGGGGTCATCTATCTGCTGGACGACCTCGCCGCCGTGCGGAAGAAGATCATGCGGGCCGTCACCGACAGCGGCCGCGACGTCGTGTACGACCGGGCGGAGCGGCCCGGGGTGGCCAACCTGCTGGACATCCTGGCCGCGTGCGGCGGGGGCGGCGATCCGGCCGCGCTGGCCGCTTCGTACGACTCTTACGGAGCGCTCAAGCGGGACACGGCCGAGGCCGTGATCGAGGTGCTGCGGCCCCTGCAGGAACGGCACGCGAAGCTGGCGGCCGATCCCGGTGAAGTCGAGGGAGTGCTGCGGGCCGGCGCCGGGCGGGCCCGGTCCGTGGCCCGGCCGGTCGTCGACGCCGCCTATGCCGCGATCGGGCTGCTGCCGGCGGTCTGA
- the proC gene encoding pyrroline-5-carboxylate reductase, whose product MAGTNPVRNRTHHPHGEVTELTGTNQARSNRTVAVLGTGKIGEALLSGMIRAGWRPENLLVTTRRPEHGAKLRDRYGVEHVNNAEAAERADTLILAVKPQDMGKLLDELAPHTTTDRLVISAAAGITTAYIEERLASGVPVVRVMPNTPVVVDEGMSVISAGSHAVAEHLAHTEEIFGGVGKTLRVPESQQDAATALSGSGPAYFYFLVEAMTDAGILLGVPRAQAHDLIVQSAIGAAVMLRDSGEHPVKLREAVTSPAGTTINAIRELEDHGVRAALIAAIEAARNRSRELATGNG is encoded by the coding sequence ATGGCCGGTACGAACCCCGTACGAAACCGTACGCACCATCCGCACGGCGAGGTGACCGAATTGACCGGTACGAACCAGGCCCGCTCGAACAGGACCGTCGCGGTCCTCGGCACGGGAAAGATCGGCGAGGCACTGCTCAGCGGCATGATCCGCGCGGGCTGGCGGCCGGAGAACCTGCTCGTCACGACCCGGCGCCCGGAGCACGGCGCGAAACTCCGTGACCGGTACGGGGTCGAACACGTCAACAACGCGGAGGCGGCCGAGCGCGCCGACACCCTCATCCTCGCGGTGAAACCCCAGGACATGGGCAAGCTGCTGGACGAACTGGCCCCGCACACCACCACCGACCGCCTGGTGATCAGCGCGGCGGCGGGCATCACGACGGCGTACATCGAGGAGCGGCTCGCGTCCGGGGTCCCGGTGGTCCGCGTCATGCCGAACACGCCGGTCGTCGTCGACGAGGGCATGTCGGTCATCTCGGCGGGCAGCCACGCGGTCGCGGAACACCTCGCGCACACCGAGGAGATCTTCGGCGGTGTCGGCAAGACCCTGCGGGTCCCGGAGTCCCAGCAGGACGCGGCGACCGCCCTGTCGGGTTCGGGCCCCGCGTACTTCTACTTCCTGGTCGAGGCGATGACGGACGCGGGCATCCTCCTCGGCGTCCCCCGCGCGCAGGCTCACGACCTGATCGTGCAGTCCGCGATCGGCGCCGCGGTGATGCTGCGGGACAGCGGCGAACATCCGGTGAAACTCCGCGAGGCGGTCACCTCGCCGGCAGGCACGACGATCAACGCGATCCGCGAACTGGAGGACCACGGTGTACGCGCCGCACTGATCGCCGCCATCGAAGCCGCCAGGAACCGCAGCCGCGAACTCGCCACCGGCAACGGCTGA
- a CDS encoding nucleotidyltransferase domain-containing protein encodes MTPDSAASGTPSQQPGPARGPAGGGTERLLARFTTALPPYVSHLWAHGSLAMGDYQEGRSDLDLVAVLAPGAVLDEARREELVELHRVLVREEPLAEGLHCSYLVAGRLADASLDHLTWAHGEPFERPVTPVSRRELLDAGRVLRGAAPDTLLPPLRAGELAEFVRRDLRAYWYARTAEPALWGADIWVTLGLLTLARASVLLREDRLVTKREALAELGRMGAPSAVVEEVRALRYDADPRPAREPWRTRRGELARAFVRAAIERTPGVVERATGG; translated from the coding sequence ATGACACCTGACTCCGCAGCGTCCGGGACCCCCTCGCAGCAGCCGGGGCCCGCTCGCGGGCCCGCCGGGGGCGGCACCGAGCGGCTGCTCGCGCGGTTCACCACCGCGCTGCCCCCGTACGTGTCCCATCTGTGGGCGCACGGCTCCCTGGCCATGGGCGACTACCAGGAGGGGCGCAGCGATCTCGACCTGGTCGCGGTGCTCGCTCCCGGCGCCGTCCTGGACGAGGCGCGGCGCGAGGAACTCGTGGAGCTGCACCGGGTGCTGGTGCGCGAGGAACCCCTGGCCGAGGGGCTGCACTGCTCGTACCTGGTCGCCGGGCGGCTCGCGGACGCCTCCCTCGACCACCTCACCTGGGCCCATGGTGAGCCCTTCGAGCGGCCCGTCACGCCGGTGTCCCGGCGCGAACTCCTCGACGCGGGGCGGGTCCTGCGCGGGGCGGCCCCCGACACCCTCCTGCCGCCGCTGCGGGCGGGGGAGCTGGCGGAGTTCGTCCGCCGTGACCTGCGGGCGTACTGGTACGCGCGCACGGCGGAGCCGGCGCTGTGGGGCGCGGACATCTGGGTCACGCTCGGCCTGCTCACCCTGGCCCGCGCGAGCGTCCTGCTGCGCGAGGACCGGCTCGTCACCAAGCGGGAGGCGCTGGCCGAACTCGGCCGCATGGGGGCGCCGTCCGCCGTCGTGGAGGAGGTGCGGGCCCTGCGCTACGACGCCGACCCCCGGCCGGCGCGCGAGCCGTGGCGGACCCGGCGCGGTGAACTGGCGCGGGCCTTCGTCCGGGCCGCGATCGAGCGGACACCGGGGGTCGTCGAGCGCGCGACGGGAGGCTGA
- the sigJ gene encoding RNA polymerase sigma factor SigJ, translating into MADPAVFEQERDRLWGIAYRITGSVADADDALQDTWLRWEPLADDEARTPHAYLTTVVSRICYDRLTSARARREAYVGTWLPEPLVTEVGPEDRVTLDESVGTAMLFVLERLTPAERTAFILHDVFSVPFTDIAEVVGRSADSVRQLASRGRRRVRAEAPRRSVDRRESRRAVDAFLKAVMAGDFDALLEVLDPDAVLRSDGGGKVIAARLPVIGAEKVATFMNRVLRNFDPERMRLVARDVNGAPGALLYDVVTGPVAVYAFTVGESRIRTIDGVLNPDKLGHVRAEGRPEDDAYRLTAAPGPS; encoded by the coding sequence ATGGCCGATCCAGCGGTATTCGAGCAGGAGCGGGACCGCCTCTGGGGCATCGCGTACCGGATCACCGGCTCGGTGGCCGACGCCGACGACGCCCTCCAGGACACCTGGCTGCGCTGGGAACCCCTCGCGGACGACGAGGCCAGGACCCCGCACGCGTACCTCACCACCGTGGTCAGCCGGATCTGTTACGACCGGCTGACCTCCGCGCGCGCCCGCAGGGAGGCCTACGTCGGCACCTGGCTGCCCGAGCCGCTGGTCACGGAGGTGGGCCCGGAGGACCGGGTCACCCTGGACGAGTCCGTCGGTACGGCCATGCTCTTCGTCCTGGAGCGGCTCACGCCGGCCGAGCGGACGGCGTTCATCCTCCACGACGTCTTCTCGGTGCCGTTCACGGACATCGCGGAGGTCGTGGGCCGCAGCGCCGACTCCGTACGGCAACTCGCCTCGCGGGGCAGGCGCCGGGTACGCGCGGAGGCCCCGCGCAGGTCCGTGGACCGGCGGGAGAGCCGCCGGGCGGTCGACGCGTTCCTCAAGGCCGTCATGGCCGGTGACTTCGACGCGCTGCTCGAAGTGCTCGACCCCGACGCGGTGCTGCGCTCGGACGGCGGCGGCAAGGTCATCGCGGCGCGGCTGCCGGTGATAGGCGCCGAGAAGGTCGCCACGTTCATGAACCGCGTCCTGCGCAACTTCGACCCCGAGCGGATGCGCCTCGTCGCGCGGGACGTCAACGGAGCGCCCGGCGCGCTGCTGTACGACGTCGTGACGGGACCCGTCGCCGTGTACGCGTTCACGGTGGGGGAGAGCCGGATCAGGACCATCGACGGGGTCCTCAACCCGGACAAGCTCGGGCACGTACGCGCCGAGGGGCGCCCGGAGGACGACGCCTACCGGCTGACGGCGGCCCCCGGGCCGTCCTGA
- a CDS encoding MarR family winged helix-turn-helix transcriptional regulator: protein MTATDPALTALAQGWSALSVLHGKIESHIERLLQAGHGLSVREYSLLNTLSRQHDGDGGHLQMKQVADAVVLSQSATTRLVSRLEDRGLLSRYLCPTDRRGIYTDVTSDGLALLERARPTNDAALRDALAEAARNPELAPLVRAIEEAGIPLASAPAALPAGA, encoded by the coding sequence ATGACCGCGACCGACCCGGCACTCACCGCCCTCGCCCAGGGCTGGTCGGCGCTCTCGGTGCTCCACGGCAAGATCGAGTCGCACATCGAGCGGCTTCTCCAGGCCGGACACGGGCTGAGCGTACGGGAGTACTCCCTGCTCAACACCCTCAGCAGGCAGCACGACGGCGACGGCGGCCACCTGCAGATGAAGCAGGTCGCGGACGCGGTCGTGCTGAGCCAGAGCGCCACCACGCGCCTGGTCAGCCGGCTGGAGGACCGGGGTCTGCTGTCCCGCTACCTGTGCCCGACCGACCGTCGCGGCATCTACACGGACGTCACGTCCGACGGCCTCGCGCTGCTGGAGCGTGCCCGCCCCACCAACGACGCCGCGCTGCGCGACGCGCTGGCGGAAGCCGCGCGCAACCCCGAGCTGGCGCCGCTGGTGCGGGCCATCGAAGAGGCGGGGATCCCGCTGGCGTCGGCTCCCGCGGCCCTGCCCGCCGGGGCCTGA
- a CDS encoding class I SAM-dependent methyltransferase → MTARALSFDAVAELYDTSRPGYPPALFDAVEEAGGRPFAGSVTVDVGAGTGIATRSLLARGARVTAVEPGPGMAGRLHSVLPDVPLVRALGDALPLVDESADFVTYAQSWHWTDRARAFGEAMRVLRPGGALALFWNVSDHSVPWVAAQDARLRAHGGDGGHGIHGAREQGPLLPEGVEFEGRRVPWSRTVTLDAHLDNFASHSVFRVLGESSTAAFLAAERAELLKVFPDGAVEESYVSDLVVVRRPV, encoded by the coding sequence GTGACCGCCCGTGCTCTCTCCTTCGACGCCGTCGCCGAGTTGTACGACACCTCGCGGCCGGGCTACCCGCCCGCCCTCTTCGACGCGGTCGAGGAGGCCGGTGGGCGGCCCTTCGCCGGTTCCGTGACCGTCGACGTCGGGGCCGGTACGGGCATCGCCACCCGTTCACTGCTCGCGCGCGGCGCGCGGGTGACGGCCGTGGAGCCCGGTCCCGGCATGGCCGGGCGGCTGCACAGTGTGCTGCCGGACGTGCCGCTCGTCCGGGCCCTCGGCGACGCGCTGCCGCTCGTGGACGAGTCCGCGGACTTCGTCACGTACGCCCAGTCCTGGCACTGGACCGACCGGGCGCGCGCCTTCGGCGAGGCGATGCGCGTCCTGCGGCCGGGCGGTGCGCTGGCCCTGTTCTGGAACGTCTCGGACCACTCCGTCCCGTGGGTCGCCGCCCAGGACGCGCGGCTGCGCGCGCACGGCGGTGACGGCGGCCACGGCATCCACGGTGCGCGGGAGCAGGGGCCGCTGCTGCCGGAAGGCGTCGAGTTCGAGGGGCGCCGGGTGCCCTGGAGCAGGACGGTGACGCTGGACGCGCACCTCGACAACTTCGCCAGCCACAGCGTCTTCCGGGTCCTCGGCGAGAGCTCGACGGCGGCGTTCCTGGCGGCCGAGCGCGCCGAACTGCTGAAGGTCTTCCCGGACGGGGCGGTCGAGGAGTCGTACGTGAGCGACCTGGTGGTCGTGAGGCGCCCGGTGTGA
- a CDS encoding SH3 domain-containing protein, giving the protein MTLGEAEKPLTEAVADTGTGPEPAAGAATADPVEAPAVHALAVVATHYPIAPGYSVNVRSGPGTNHGVVRILPVGASVSVNCQMYGTTETGPYGTTRIWDNIANGQFVSDAYVHTGSDGFIAPRCD; this is encoded by the coding sequence ATGACACTTGGGGAAGCGGAGAAGCCGCTCACGGAGGCGGTCGCGGACACCGGGACGGGCCCGGAACCGGCGGCCGGGGCGGCGACGGCGGACCCGGTCGAGGCGCCGGCGGTGCACGCACTGGCGGTGGTGGCCACGCACTACCCGATCGCGCCCGGCTACAGCGTCAACGTCCGCAGCGGCCCCGGCACCAACCACGGCGTTGTCCGGATACTGCCGGTGGGGGCGTCGGTCTCGGTCAACTGCCAGATGTACGGGACGACGGAGACCGGCCCGTACGGCACGACCCGGATCTGGGACAACATCGCCAACGGCCAGTTCGTGTCGGACGCGTACGTGCACACGGGGAGCGACGGCTTCATCGCGCCGCGCTGCGACTGA